A region from the Phaenicophaeus curvirostris isolate KB17595 chromosome 3, BPBGC_Pcur_1.0, whole genome shotgun sequence genome encodes:
- the LOC138718692 gene encoding feather keratin-like, whose protein sequence is MACNDLCRPCAPAPLANSCNEPCVRQCQDSSVVIQPSTVLVTLPGPILTSFPQSTTVGSSASAAVGSELSYQGVPVSNGAFGYGYGLGGLGCYGGRGLGWFGGRRGCYPC, encoded by the coding sequence atggcctgcaacgacctctgccgcccctgcgcacccgccccgctggccaacagctgcaacgagccctgtgtcaggcagtgccaggactcctccgTCGTCATCCAGCCTTCCACCGTGCTggtcaccctgccaggacccatcctcacctccttcccccagagcaccACCGTCGGATCCTCTGCATCggctgccgtgggcagcgaactcagctaccagggagtgCCAGTCTCCAACGGGGCCTTCGGCTATGGCTACGGCTTGGGAGGTCTGGGCTGCTATGGTGGCAGAGGTCTCGGCTGGTtcggtggcaggagaggctgctacCCTTGCTAA